One Pseudomonas sp. MH9.2 DNA segment encodes these proteins:
- a CDS encoding FMN-dependent NADH-azoreductase, with protein MSRLLSIETSPRGEASISRQLTRQFVAAWETAHPGGVVKIRDLTDTQLTFVTAPWLQAYFTPQTQHSPEMKAVLQLSDELVAELLETDHLVISTPVYNYNVPAALKAWVDHVVRKGLTLGFDGKGLVTGKKATVLLASGGVYTHDSPIRDRDIATQYLKLILNVLGITDVTFIAAGGAKAVDLGEISMHDFLDTFDHQIQKSLV; from the coding sequence ATGTCCAGGCTTCTCTCCATTGAAACCAGTCCACGTGGAGAGGCTTCAATCTCCCGGCAGCTCACGCGCCAATTTGTGGCCGCGTGGGAAACTGCACACCCAGGCGGCGTGGTCAAAATACGGGATCTAACGGACACTCAACTTACGTTTGTGACCGCTCCCTGGTTACAGGCTTACTTCACCCCGCAAACCCAACATTCGCCTGAAATGAAAGCTGTGTTGCAGCTATCCGATGAGCTTGTGGCCGAGTTGCTGGAAACCGATCACCTGGTTATTTCAACGCCGGTCTACAACTATAACGTCCCTGCGGCGCTGAAGGCGTGGGTGGATCACGTGGTACGTAAAGGCCTGACCTTGGGCTTTGATGGTAAAGGGCTGGTGACCGGTAAAAAGGCAACGGTGCTGCTCGCCTCGGGCGGTGTCTACACCCACGACTCTCCGATTAGAGACCGTGACATTGCGACCCAATATTTGAAACTGATCCTGAATGTCCTGGGTATCACTGACGTCACCTTTATTGCGGCCGGCGGCGCTAAAGCTGTAGATCTCGGAGAAATCAGCATGCACGATTTTCTAGATACATTTGATCATCAAATTCAAAAGTCGCTGGTTTAG
- a CDS encoding metallophosphoesterase, producing the protein MSNNESRKISWLHLSDFHMGKEGYSQRSVLRKIVDKVKEKVEKEGEPDFIFVTGDIANNGLKAEYESFWEQLVEPLEAFMPTLLTDKLFMIPGNHDLNRDKNDAFDRTLLLKPTGPYFYPEESSLKRRDIVVTRFEDFIAHDITGYSDLFNKKEGAYSVTIEKNGCAVGIVGINTAWLCKDEHDYKRLTPGKSLVETALSNTKGAELTIVLGHHPIDWFSTDHGRPRLIMLV; encoded by the coding sequence GTGAGCAATAACGAATCCAGAAAAATAAGTTGGTTGCATTTGTCTGACTTTCATATGGGGAAGGAAGGGTATTCCCAGCGCTCCGTACTGAGAAAAATAGTTGATAAGGTTAAAGAGAAAGTTGAAAAGGAGGGCGAGCCCGATTTTATTTTCGTTACGGGAGACATCGCTAACAATGGACTGAAGGCCGAGTATGAAAGTTTTTGGGAGCAGTTGGTCGAACCGCTTGAAGCGTTCATGCCCACATTGCTGACCGACAAACTGTTCATGATCCCTGGTAACCATGACCTCAACAGGGATAAAAACGATGCGTTTGATCGAACTCTTCTCCTGAAGCCTACTGGGCCATACTTCTATCCAGAGGAAAGCTCCCTGAAACGCCGCGATATTGTAGTGACAAGGTTTGAAGATTTTATCGCGCACGATATAACGGGATATTCTGACCTCTTCAATAAAAAGGAGGGGGCATATTCAGTGACGATTGAAAAAAATGGGTGTGCTGTTGGTATTGTGGGAATAAATACCGCGTGGCTCTGCAAGGACGAGCATGATTACAAGCGATTAACTCCTGGAAAATCTTTAGTAGAAACTGCCCTTTCCAACACAAAGGGGGCAGAGTTGACTATTGTGCTCGGTCATCATCCAATAGACTGGTTTTCTACCGACCACGGTCGGCCGAGATTGATTATGCTTGTATAG
- a CDS encoding LysR substrate-binding domain-containing protein produces the protein MLPPKRANACTKLIVAAALSGNGLAWLPLNAVEEHVAQGRLVSVLDEWATTFTGYHAYYASRRASPALMLVVEALRPPENR, from the coding sequence TTGCTCCCACCGAAGCGGGCGAACGCTTGTACCAAACTGATCGTCGCCGCAGCGCTGTCCGGGAACGGTCTGGCATGGCTGCCCCTCAATGCTGTCGAGGAACACGTTGCGCAGGGTAGGCTGGTGTCGGTACTTGACGAGTGGGCGACAACGTTTACCGGCTACCACGCTTACTACGCCAGTCGACGTGCCTCGCCCGCATTGATGTTGGTCGTGGAGGCGTTGCGGCCTCCAGAAAACCGGTGA
- a CDS encoding arylsulfatase translates to MSVPRSTSARRTVHPLLRCLALGLGVFIGCAHADQLNGPPGATSTTRVISGQQLPPPDLPFEGSITDIAQSSKPYWPATIVPPKGAPNVLLIITDDAGYGVSSTFGGVIPTPSMDRIAANGLRFNDFNSTALCSPTRAALITGRNHHSVGFGTVSEAATGYPGYDSVIEKDTATVGRILQENGYHTSWFGKDHNTPAFQASQAGPFDQWPTGMGFEYFYGFVGGDTNQWQPNLFRNTTPIYPFEGKPGWNLTTGMADDAIDYMQRMNALTPDRPFFVYYAPGGTHAPHHPTQEWIKKISDMHLFDGGWNQLRETIFANQKKLGVVPPNTLLTPWPKDLLPEWDSLSADQKKLYIRQAEVFAAYEAYTDHEIGRVIQTVEDMGKQDNTLIIYITGDNGTSSEGQMFGTPNEVAMFNGVQIPVELQLKKFYDAWGTDQTYNHMAAGWAWAFDVPFTWVKQVASHMGGVRQGMAISWPARITDKGGIRSQFHHVIDIVPTILEAAGISAPKLVNGIVQKPIEGTSLLYTFDKANAEAPSTHKTQYFEMMGDHALYHDGWIASTKVVRAPWDMTAKATDPMKMEWELYNLNEDYSQSTDLATQHPEKLKQMQAMFMDEARKYQVLPLDTSVLPRMIAPRPSITAGRNMFTWTHPLIGTPNGDAPSVLNTSYTFTAEVEVAQNGAEGMLITQGGRFAGYGFYVLKSKPVFLWNLIDLERVRGEGADALTPGKHVLEFDFKYDGLGAETLGFNNFSGVGRGGMGTLKVDGKVADQHKMDHSLPFTLAWDESLDIGSDTLTGVNDADYLPPFTFTGKLNKITLKIDRPQLSKADIEKLEQAQRAIESGKE, encoded by the coding sequence ATGAGTGTCCCTCGTTCAACCTCAGCTCGGCGAACTGTCCACCCCTTACTACGATGCCTCGCCCTTGGCCTCGGTGTATTCATCGGCTGCGCACACGCCGATCAACTCAATGGCCCCCCCGGCGCAACCAGCACCACCCGAGTGATTTCCGGGCAGCAGCTACCCCCGCCCGACCTGCCGTTCGAGGGCTCGATCACGGACATCGCGCAAAGCTCAAAACCCTACTGGCCGGCGACGATAGTCCCGCCCAAGGGCGCGCCGAATGTGTTGCTGATAATCACCGACGACGCCGGCTATGGTGTGTCCAGTACCTTTGGCGGGGTGATCCCGACGCCGAGCATGGATCGCATCGCGGCCAACGGCCTGCGCTTCAACGACTTCAACTCCACCGCACTGTGCTCGCCTACCCGCGCAGCGCTCATTACCGGACGCAACCATCACTCGGTCGGCTTCGGGACTGTTTCAGAAGCCGCCACCGGCTATCCCGGCTATGACAGCGTCATTGAAAAGGACACGGCGACTGTCGGCCGCATACTGCAGGAGAATGGGTACCACACCTCCTGGTTCGGCAAGGATCACAACACTCCCGCCTTCCAGGCCAGCCAGGCCGGCCCCTTCGATCAGTGGCCAACCGGCATGGGCTTTGAGTACTTCTACGGTTTTGTCGGTGGTGACACCAATCAGTGGCAACCCAACCTGTTCCGCAACACCACACCGATCTATCCGTTCGAGGGCAAGCCCGGCTGGAACCTGACCACGGGGATGGCCGACGATGCGATCGACTACATGCAACGCATGAACGCGCTGACGCCGGACCGACCGTTCTTTGTCTACTACGCGCCCGGAGGCACCCACGCGCCGCACCACCCGACGCAGGAGTGGATCAAGAAAATCAGCGACATGCACCTCTTCGACGGCGGCTGGAACCAGCTGCGCGAGACCATTTTCGCCAACCAGAAGAAGCTCGGCGTGGTCCCGCCGAATACCCTGCTGACGCCTTGGCCAAAAGATCTGCTACCCGAATGGGACAGCCTGAGCGCCGACCAGAAGAAGCTGTATATCCGCCAGGCTGAGGTGTTCGCCGCTTATGAGGCCTACACCGACCACGAGATTGGCCGGGTGATCCAGACTGTCGAGGATATGGGCAAGCAGGACAACACCCTGATCATCTATATCACTGGCGACAATGGCACCAGCTCTGAAGGGCAGATGTTCGGTACACCCAACGAAGTCGCCATGTTCAACGGCGTGCAAATACCGGTCGAGTTGCAGCTGAAGAAATTCTATGACGCCTGGGGCACCGACCAGACCTATAACCACATGGCCGCTGGCTGGGCCTGGGCCTTCGATGTGCCCTTCACGTGGGTCAAGCAGGTAGCTTCGCACATGGGCGGCGTGCGCCAGGGCATGGCGATTTCCTGGCCTGCGCGGATCACTGACAAGGGCGGCATCCGCTCCCAGTTCCACCACGTCATCGACATCGTACCGACCATCCTGGAGGCCGCCGGCATCAGTGCGCCAAAGCTGGTGAATGGCATTGTCCAGAAACCGATCGAGGGCACCAGCCTGCTCTACACCTTCGACAAGGCCAACGCCGAAGCGCCCTCTACCCACAAGACCCAGTACTTCGAGATGATGGGCGACCATGCTCTCTATCACGACGGCTGGATCGCCAGTACCAAGGTCGTGCGGGCACCGTGGGACATGACCGCCAAAGCAACCGATCCGATGAAGATGGAATGGGAGCTGTACAACCTGAACGAGGACTACTCGCAGTCCACCGATCTGGCGACGCAACATCCCGAAAAGCTCAAGCAGATGCAGGCCATGTTTATGGACGAGGCGCGCAAGTATCAGGTACTGCCGCTGGATACCTCGGTACTGCCACGGATGATCGCCCCGAGACCGAGCATTACAGCCGGGCGCAATATGTTTACCTGGACCCATCCGCTGATTGGTACGCCCAATGGTGACGCGCCGAGCGTGCTGAATACCTCCTACACCTTCACTGCCGAGGTGGAGGTTGCGCAAAACGGCGCCGAAGGCATGCTGATCACCCAAGGCGGACGCTTCGCCGGCTACGGTTTCTATGTCCTGAAGAGTAAACCGGTGTTCCTGTGGAACCTGATCGATCTGGAGCGAGTGCGCGGGGAAGGTGCCGACGCACTCACGCCGGGTAAGCATGTGCTGGAGTTCGACTTCAAGTACGACGGCCTGGGCGCTGAAACTCTGGGGTTCAACAATTTCTCCGGTGTCGGTCGCGGCGGTATGGGCACCCTCAAGGTGGATGGCAAGGTGGCGGATCAACACAAAATGGACCACAGTTTGCCCTTCACCCTGGCATGGGACGAAAGTCTGGATATCGGCTCTGACACCCTCACCGGGGTCAACGACGCCGATTATCTGCCGCCGTTCACCTTCACCGGCAAGCTGAACAAGATCACCCTGAAGATCGACCGGCCTCAGCTAAGCAAAGCCGATATCGAGAAACTGGAGCAAGCCCAGCGCGCCATCGAAAGCGGCAAAGAGTAA
- a CDS encoding helix-turn-helix domain-containing protein — MDNEEIIRQSQAACEALSAEDDGLKREVLTHAGNRWSLGIVHTLGVEGPLRHAEIGRRMNGVTQRMLTRSLRQLERDGLVLRRDYGEIPPRVDYELSELGYGLLARMIPLWMWVAENAENFRDARILYGSENLTGTK; from the coding sequence ATGGATAACGAAGAAATCATCAGGCAATCTCAAGCCGCGTGCGAAGCATTGAGTGCAGAAGACGACGGATTGAAGCGAGAAGTGCTCACTCACGCAGGTAATCGCTGGTCTTTGGGAATCGTCCACACATTAGGTGTGGAAGGGCCGTTGCGGCATGCGGAAATAGGTAGGCGTATGAATGGGGTGACGCAACGAATGCTGACTCGCAGCTTGCGACAGCTGGAAAGGGACGGTTTGGTTTTACGTCGGGATTACGGCGAAATACCACCGCGTGTCGACTATGAATTGTCGGAACTGGGGTATGGACTTCTTGCGCGGATGATTCCGTTATGGATGTGGGTCGCCGAAAACGCTGAAAACTTTCGTGATGCTCGTATTCTCTACGGCTCTGAAAATTTGACGGGTACAAAGTGA
- a CDS encoding nucleotidyltransferase family protein codes for MTLTVERLVRIAMANPINAEITLRLPSLGLSQCMLTAGCLFQAVWNHQSHLPSAWGVKDYDVFYFDNDLSWEAENEVINSAQRLFQDLDVNVDIKNQARVHLWYSQRFGRSYPQLLSVKDGIDRYLIAGTCIGLDAETGEIYAPYGLADVEQGVLRINPKNHQPDLFEQKANSYQARWPWLRIIETDIT; via the coding sequence ATGACATTGACTGTCGAAAGGTTGGTCAGGATAGCAATGGCCAATCCAATAAACGCTGAAATTACCTTACGCTTGCCCTCACTCGGTTTGAGTCAATGCATGCTCACTGCGGGCTGTCTGTTCCAAGCGGTCTGGAATCATCAGTCGCACCTGCCGTCAGCGTGGGGAGTAAAGGATTACGACGTTTTTTACTTCGACAACGATCTGTCTTGGGAGGCCGAGAATGAGGTCATCAACTCGGCTCAGCGTCTCTTCCAAGACCTTGACGTTAACGTTGATATCAAGAATCAGGCTCGCGTCCACCTTTGGTACAGTCAGCGGTTTGGCAGGTCTTATCCTCAACTTCTGTCGGTTAAAGACGGTATTGATCGTTACCTGATTGCGGGTACGTGTATTGGGCTGGATGCTGAAACGGGTGAGATCTATGCGCCCTACGGCTTGGCCGACGTCGAGCAGGGGGTTCTTCGTATCAATCCCAAAAATCACCAGCCAGACTTGTTCGAGCAGAAGGCGAACAGTTATCAAGCTCGCTGGCCTTGGCTCAGGATCATAGAAACCGACATTACATAA
- a CDS encoding LysR family transcriptional regulator produces the protein MIGNLSLDQLRILVTIADTGSFSATGRHLRRAQSAISQSIATLESVQGVRLFDRSGHRPTITEVGRVLVVQARAVLASAAQFEAMAASTAAGVEPELALAIDPLVPSAPLIESLRALREAFPHLAVSFSTEGLGGAERRLRNGDAALALCTLIPTVPDDVIALPLLSVDLRPVVASGHPLAMLGRRATSADLKPFVQLVLSDPVAPDGPSYGVTGSHQWLFVDLARRLDFLLAGFGWCRMPEHLIADHLTSGRLVPLELTAELQRTPDTLTIYAAHMQDRALGKAGRWLLNDLTRRLCM, from the coding sequence ATGATCGGAAATCTCAGCTTGGATCAGTTGCGGATCCTTGTAACCATTGCTGATACAGGCAGTTTCTCGGCAACGGGACGTCACCTGCGGCGTGCTCAATCTGCCATTAGCCAGTCGATTGCCACACTTGAGTCAGTTCAAGGTGTGAGGCTGTTTGATCGGAGCGGACATCGTCCAACTATCACTGAGGTAGGTCGAGTGCTAGTGGTTCAAGCGCGCGCTGTGCTGGCAAGCGCTGCCCAGTTTGAAGCAATGGCCGCCAGTACCGCAGCAGGGGTTGAGCCGGAGTTAGCTCTCGCCATAGACCCTTTAGTCCCTAGCGCACCGCTCATCGAAAGCCTCCGCGCTCTCCGTGAGGCTTTTCCGCATCTGGCAGTGAGTTTTTCTACAGAAGGCTTAGGCGGCGCAGAGCGCCGATTGCGCAACGGCGATGCGGCACTGGCGCTTTGCACATTGATTCCGACAGTGCCCGACGATGTCATCGCACTGCCGCTGCTGAGTGTCGACTTGAGGCCAGTAGTCGCCAGCGGGCATCCCCTGGCTATGTTAGGCCGTCGGGCAACAAGTGCAGACCTCAAGCCTTTTGTGCAACTGGTACTTTCCGATCCGGTCGCTCCCGACGGCCCTAGCTATGGGGTGACGGGCAGCCACCAGTGGCTGTTTGTAGATCTGGCACGACGGCTGGATTTTTTACTCGCCGGGTTCGGCTGGTGCCGAATGCCGGAGCATCTCATCGCGGATCATCTGACTTCAGGACGCCTCGTGCCGCTTGAGTTAACCGCCGAACTTCAGCGCACACCAGACACACTGACGATCTACGCAGCGCACATGCAAGATCGCGCTTTAGGCAAAGCGGGCCGATGGCTTCTGAATGATCTGACCCGTCGCCTGTGCATGTGA
- a CDS encoding DUF167 family protein, producing MKKARAITSKKSSGRGVEMSSFCGWDGEVLVLNILGTPSAKKDAIGKAKGSQLKVSVTAAPVAGRATDHMVKFLAREFDVSVSDITVVFGRFNLNKQMRIRAPGSLPAVVAKALAEEKNT from the coding sequence GTGAAAAAAGCACGAGCAATTACCAGTAAAAAATCCTCCGGCCGTGGCGTTGAGATGTCCTCGTTTTGTGGGTGGGATGGAGAGGTTCTAGTTCTGAACATACTTGGAACTCCGAGTGCAAAAAAGGATGCCATCGGCAAGGCGAAAGGAAGTCAACTCAAGGTTAGCGTCACTGCCGCACCCGTAGCAGGCAGGGCGACTGACCACATGGTCAAGTTTCTCGCCCGAGAGTTTGACGTCTCGGTTTCTGACATCACGGTTGTGTTCGGTCGTTTTAATTTGAACAAGCAGATGCGTATAAGGGCGCCCGGAAGCTTACCTGCCGTAGTGGCCAAGGCCCTGGCGGAAGAAAAAAATACCTGA
- a CDS encoding DUF2986 domain-containing protein encodes MNRRKKIKQLLKAHAKKASDKLAPPSKSKYINKADRLKLAAESSHDSIISSES; translated from the coding sequence ATGAATCGTCGTAAAAAAATAAAACAGTTATTAAAGGCTCACGCCAAAAAGGCCAGTGACAAATTGGCACCGCCAAGCAAGTCTAAATACATTAATAAAGCTGACCGATTGAAGCTAGCGGCTGAATCCAGTCACGACTCAATCATTTCTTCTGAGAGCTGA
- the pcsA gene encoding phosphatidylcholine synthase — protein MISTLRIARLKAWGAHGFTATGVVTAFLATIALFENQPKACLLWLGVALIVDGLDGALARKVNVQSVLPGFDGSVLDLVIDYLTYVFIPALFIYRYIPLPDYTLLLTISLILVSSLFCFCNVNMKSKDNYFQGFPAAWNVVTLCIYIISPTPWLTLITIIGLALLTLTRIKFLHPFRVRRFMPINIAVTSIWLLCSLSLVVNHPSSNPMVIGLWLAMSAYFLGICAWRTSVEWLDSSRA, from the coding sequence GTGATATCGACTCTACGCATAGCCAGACTCAAAGCATGGGGCGCCCATGGTTTTACCGCCACCGGCGTGGTCACTGCTTTTTTGGCGACCATCGCATTATTCGAGAATCAACCTAAAGCCTGCCTGCTGTGGTTAGGCGTCGCTCTGATAGTGGATGGACTGGACGGTGCGCTGGCCCGCAAGGTCAATGTTCAATCCGTACTGCCGGGTTTCGACGGGTCCGTCCTGGATCTTGTCATCGACTACCTGACGTATGTATTTATCCCGGCCCTGTTCATCTATCGCTATATCCCGCTGCCGGACTACACGCTGCTGCTGACCATATCGCTAATCCTGGTGTCGTCGCTCTTTTGCTTCTGCAACGTGAACATGAAGAGCAAGGACAACTACTTTCAAGGCTTCCCTGCAGCGTGGAACGTCGTCACCCTGTGTATTTACATCATCTCCCCAACGCCCTGGCTAACGCTGATCACCATTATCGGGTTGGCACTATTGACCCTGACCCGGATCAAATTCCTTCACCCCTTCCGCGTCCGTCGGTTCATGCCAATCAACATTGCAGTGACGTCCATTTGGCTACTGTGCAGCCTGTCGCTGGTTGTAAACCATCCCTCCAGCAACCCGATGGTGATAGGGCTGTGGCTCGCGATGTCAGCGTATTTTTTGGGCATCTGCGCCTGGCGCACGTCAGTGGAGTGGCTCGACAGTTCGCGTGCATGA
- a CDS encoding aromatic alcohol reductase, whose amino-acid sequence MHAVIPGETVNILVLGAGELGMSVLRELAMVALSKGGARITVLLRPSAVTTQDASKMHAIAELRGLGIDTLQADVIHDSIEELAEHFGRFDTVVSCVGFIAGAGTQLKLARAALVSGVKRYVPWQFGVDYDVIGKGSPQDLFDEQLEVRELLRAQRTTEWIIISTGMFTSFLFEPAFGVVDLAQNTVHALGSWDTQVTVTTPKDIGMLTAKIIFADPRLANEVIFIAGDTLTYTQLADTVDATLNRTVSRVEWSVPKLNNDLAAAPDEQMRKYRAVFAEGKGVAWDKHNTFNAANGIDLMTAADWIEQNLK is encoded by the coding sequence ATGCACGCGGTAATTCCTGGAGAAACGGTCAATATTCTGGTGCTGGGGGCTGGGGAGCTCGGCATGTCTGTACTGCGCGAGCTTGCTATGGTCGCGTTAAGCAAAGGTGGCGCTCGCATTACTGTACTGCTGCGTCCATCGGCGGTCACCACTCAAGACGCTTCAAAGATGCACGCGATTGCAGAATTGCGTGGGCTAGGCATAGACACTTTGCAGGCTGATGTCATTCACGATTCAATTGAAGAACTTGCAGAGCATTTCGGCCGATTCGACACGGTTGTCAGTTGCGTAGGTTTTATCGCAGGAGCCGGCACTCAGCTGAAGCTTGCGCGCGCCGCGCTTGTGTCAGGCGTAAAGCGCTATGTGCCTTGGCAATTTGGGGTGGACTACGACGTCATCGGCAAAGGCAGTCCGCAGGATCTGTTTGATGAGCAACTTGAGGTCCGCGAGCTACTGCGTGCGCAACGCACTACCGAATGGATCATCATTTCGACCGGGATGTTCACAAGCTTCCTGTTCGAGCCAGCGTTTGGCGTGGTTGATCTTGCACAGAATACGGTTCATGCGCTAGGCAGCTGGGACACCCAGGTCACCGTAACAACGCCGAAGGACATAGGAATGCTGACGGCGAAGATTATATTCGCCGACCCACGCCTCGCCAACGAGGTGATTTTCATCGCTGGAGACACCCTGACCTATACACAATTGGCGGACACAGTTGATGCAACACTCAATCGCACAGTATCTCGCGTCGAATGGAGCGTTCCCAAACTGAACAACGATCTCGCTGCTGCTCCAGACGAACAGATGCGAAAGTATCGAGCCGTGTTCGCTGAAGGCAAAGGAGTCGCTTGGGATAAGCACAACACTTTCAATGCTGCAAACGGTATTGATCTGATGACGGCGGCGGATTGGATCGAGCAGAATCTGAAGTGA